Proteins from a genomic interval of Quercus lobata isolate SW786 unplaced genomic scaffold, ValleyOak3.0 Primary Assembly Scq3eQI_178, whole genome shotgun sequence:
- the LOC115973526 gene encoding protein MAIN-LIKE 1-like, with the protein MANVQMQDNRVIDIIKLLRLEGLFRAPSREIDNCLISALVERWRPETYTFHLPHGEMTITLQDVEVIFRLPIDGDVLVGPTAVVDDGGWRRLCTELLGFSQPNDNKTLVGQRILISRLVEAVAAPLPHDATEMQIHWYARCYILALIGDKLFMDKSGDRVHLMFLDFMRNLRDPPQYS; encoded by the coding sequence ATGGCAAACGTTCAGATGCAAGATAATCGAGTCATTGATATTATCAAATTGCTAAGGCTAGAAGGATTATTTAGAGCCCCTTCAAGAGAGATAGATAATTGCCTAATATCGGCCCTAGTTGAGCGATGGCGGCCGGAGACTTATACTTTCCATCTTCCACATGGTGAGATGACAATCACCCTACAAGATGTGGAGGTAATTTTCAGACTTCCTATAGACGGTGACGTCTTGGTTGGGCCGACTGCTGTGGTGGATGATGGGGGTTGGAGGCGATTGTGTACGGAGTTGCTGGGTTTTAGTCAGCCGAATGACAATAAAACATTGGTGGGGCAAAGAATTCTCATAAGCCGACTTGTTGAGGCCGTTGCAGCGCCATTGCCTCATGACGCAACGGAGATGCAGATACACTGGTATGCCCGGTGCTATATTTTAGCGCTAATAGGGGACAAACTTTTCATGGACAAGTCAGGAGATAGGGTGCATTTGATGTTCCTAGACTTCATGCGTAACCTTCGTGATCCGCCACAGTATAGTTAG
- the LOC115973527 gene encoding uncharacterized protein LOC115973527 — protein sequence METIKQAKIEAIRNKKKLTGKDGKEKNQDYLPYTYLMSESVDMWTQSHDGGRRFGAMTTNISECFNGVLKGARGLPIAALVEFTWNKLVSYFHDRRKEYLFELSEGKKWSKYAFSKWDENKSKSEKHYLKPFNNEELIFQIVTQLNTCSAGGGNHSYEVRLLERTCSCGKWQNIGIPCSHAIRVCDYLNIDSTTYIHPCYGLNNAINTYEHAFVVPKSPALWRDPIGPKWLPNLALLRAKGRPVKSRIRNEMDGVRNKDREPRWRREDADLIES from the coding sequence ATGGAGACCATTAAGCAGGCGAAAATTGAGGCCATTAGAAATAAGAAGAAGTTGACGGGGAAGGATGGCAAGgaaaagaatcaagattatcTTCCATACACATACCTAATGAGCGAGTCTGTGGATATGTGGACccagtcacatgatggtggGAGACGTTttggggcaatgacaaccaatataTCAGAATGCTTCAATGGTGTATTGAAAGGTGCACGGGGCCTTCCTATTGCCGCGTTGGTTGAGTTCACTTGGAACAAACTTGTCAGTTATTTCCACGACCGTCGCAAAGAATACCTTTTTGAGTTATCAGAGGGTAAGAAATGGAGTAAATATGCCTTCTCCAAGTGGGATGAGAATAAGAGTAAATCTGAGAAACATTATCTCAAGCCATTTAACAATGAAGAGCTGATATTTCAAATAGTTACCCAACTCAACACGTGTAGTGCAGGAGGGGGAAACCACAGTTATGAAGTTCGGTTACTGGAAAGAACATGCAGTTGTGGGAAATGGCAAAACATAGGGATCCCGTGTTCACATGCAATCAGAGTATGTGactatttaaatattgattCGACCACATATATTCACCCGTGTTATGGTTTGAACAATGCCATTAACACTTATGAGCATGCATTTGTGGTTCCTAAGTCTCCGGCCTTGTGGAGGGATCCCATAGGGCCAAAGTGGTTGCCTAATCTAGCATTGTTGCGGGCCAAAGGTCGACCAGTGAAGTCGAGAATAAGGAATGAGATGGATGGAGTGAGGAATAAGGATCGAGAACCGAGATGGCGGAGGGAGGATGCAGATTTGATAGAGAGTTAG